The Panulirus ornatus isolate Po-2019 chromosome 32, ASM3632096v1, whole genome shotgun sequence genome includes a window with the following:
- the LOC139759282 gene encoding uncharacterized protein isoform X1: protein MADGYGSLALAASQYGGYGALDGYEKTIDCNSALGLLGLLGLIELLRDVVENVVEEEEEERRKRSTNSGGPSNFLVGFFRDGGAGRLLHTLPLTLLPLLHNFVDVNDGLESPACLERSICEANHALVSESSSSDGDDALGSAVGSLVSSLMSQVVAKSFTSDRKTYLKAMKAAEVGRRRAAACREVFHECSELKPQHSPSPGANITDILHTRLAHAT, encoded by the exons GTACGAGAAGACAATAGACTGCAATTCAGCGCTTGGTCTGCTTGGTCTGCTGGGTCTGATAGAACTGCTCAGG gatGTGGTGGAgaacgtggtggaggaggaggaggaagaacgccGGAAGCGTAGTACAAACAGCGGCGGACCCAGCAACTTCCTTGTAGGCTTCTTCAGAGACGGTGGCGCCGGTCGTCTCCTGCATACGCTGCCTCTTACCCTGCTGCCTCTCCTT CATAACTTCGTGGATGTGAACGACGGTTTGGAGAGCCCAGCGTGTCTCGAAAGAAGTATCTGCGAGGCCAACCATGCCCTCGTCAGCGAATCCTCCTCCAGCGACGGCGATGACGCCCTTGGGAGCGCCGTGGGGAGTTTGGTGTCCTCCCTGATGAGCCAGGTGGTCGCTAAGTCCTTCACGAGCGACCGTAAGACCTACCTGAAGGCGATGAAAGCGGCCGAAGTGGGGCGTCGTCGAGCAGCAGCGTGTAGGGAGGTGTTCCACGAGTGTTCAGAGTTGAAACCCcagcactcaccatcaccaggggCCAACATTACTGATATCCTCCACACTCGCCTCGCACACGCCACTTGA